The following is a genomic window from Rutidosis leptorrhynchoides isolate AG116_Rl617_1_P2 chromosome 8, CSIRO_AGI_Rlap_v1, whole genome shotgun sequence.
ttggtacacaaagtatgtatttttatattgagattttaggctataaatactcatgaatgcaagcattaaacttgcaccatttctcacacttacaaagtgtttctttctttctctccattatcatctttgttcttacacttcattattagtattctaaatcaagaatcaaatcactaaaggtagttataagcctactgaattataacatcaagaatcaaaccactaaaggtagttataagcctactgaattataacatcaagaatcaaaccactaaaggtagttataagcctactgaattataacataatgaAAGTTATACAAAAAACATAGAAGATAACATAGTTTCAGATAGACTCAAGATATATAACAATTAAATTAAATAGTTTAGTGATAGCAAAATGTCCATAATGAGTACTAACCTAGATTTTTTTTTCCTTTGGAGCATACCTACGCCTCTTCATCTATGTTTCATGATGCCATCATAAACCCTGCTTTGTAAATTAAAAATAAGAATCTAAATGAAACAAAAGGGAGGCCGAATAAGAAGAATGCAACTATACTATATTAAAAGCATACATTAAGTAGATTTCAAGGTCAAAGGTATTTTTCCATATCAAAAGCCATTATTCCATTGTTATTGTAGCATTTACTATGAAATTTAGTTCGATTACCAATTTAGTTCCATTTTTCCATATATATCCGATTACCAGTATGAAATTTTGTACATTAAAAGGTTGAAGAAAATCGTAGCAGATGTCTTAGTATCTTACCAAATTGATGCACATTGTGATCATCTTTTATAACCTGCACCCCTTAAAGTCTCTCTTGAAAATATAAGATTTCTGCAATAAGCTTCAACGTTTAGGCTTAAATAATCGATGACAAAATGTCAACAACAAAAAGAAGATAAAACTAAATAAATATCCATGAAATAAAGTTGTTTCAATTACTATTTTTGATATCCAAAACTCTACAACAATCCCAGTAAATAATAGCAACTCAAATTAGCATTATTAACCCCAATTCCAATAAGAAGTACTTGAAACACCAAAGGACAAATTGTCTTCAGTTGCCAAAAGCAACTTTTAGGTCAAACATAGATGGGTCGAGTAACAAAAACGACTATAAAGATAATCGTTTCCAAACAGAACtgtaatatacatatacatttcaCTATTTCATATACATATTCATCTATATCTCATCTATATAAACACAATACTTAGAGCTTAACAAAGACTAAATTGTATTTAGTCCATGGTCATCCACAAAAATAGTAAAAGATTAAAAAGACTAAATAATAGAAGCATACCTACCGAAAAGTGATTTTGAATAAATACATGTGTAAACTTCTATTTCTGACCTACGAATGGTTTTCGATTAAGCATACAACTACAATTTGAAATCAAGCTGATAGAAACAATTAAATATGTTCAAACTCGATATTAACAAAATCAATTCTCATTCAAAGATTTCATCAAATAACTCATTTAACAATTTTCCTTATGAAATTCGTTTTCCAATCATTTAACACCCAAAATCACTCAATATCAAAATCTTACTAACAAAAGTCAAGATTAGGGTTCTTACCAAATCTTTGAGGGATGAAGATGGTGATGAAATGCAGAAAATTCACCTCCATGTTAAGCCCCAATTGCGATTTCTCAAAACCCTAGCTTCCAATTCCTGCAAAAATTGAAGCatccaagctttctctcactaaacccaTGTCTCTCTCTATGTCTCTGGTTCTTTCTTCTTCAAAATGAGCAAATAAAAATGGTGGTAAGTGGTAGCAGCAGCGGCAGTGAGGACAGTGGTAGCAGCAGAGGAAACGATGGTGATAAGTGCAGCAACATCAGCGGAAATGGTGATGGTGGTTGATGAAAGATGCAGAAGGTAGCAGCCACGCAGTCACGGTTACAAATTGATTTATGATGTCACATGATCTCtcctttttttttcaattttttttataacTTGATAAATGTTTTTTATGACATAATTGTGTTAGCTTTTTATAAGATTAGAATAGAATCAATTTGCATTTCATAGTGAACTTCATGGTTGGTCCTACTTTTTCTGATGCCCTGAAATCGCCCTTATAAACAAATAATTTAATACCCCGCGAATTTACGGGATTACGAAAGTATATTTGTTAAGAGAGATTAAACACAAGTAACCTTTATTCAATTGTGACAATTCAAGCagtatcttctttttttttttttttttgtatccgATAAACCCGATTAACATGGATAAAGGTTATTTGTTAACTTCACATTTCATACCAGGAAGTGTGCAAACATGATTAATGTTGTAGCAAACATACATTCACTTATGTTGCTTCTAAACCACAAGTTTGCTACTTAATCATGTTTATGCGTTAAGAAAAGATCAAGTCAGTTTGCTAAAAAGAGCTATCAAAGGAGACCTGTAAAAGACCAGGTCGCACCTTGCCCATATAAAAAATGAATCAATAATGTCTCAACCAAACAATGATAGTGTACCACTTTCAAAGTGTTGTGTGGAAAGCTTCTCAACTGCCCTTCATTGCACATCCAATAAGCGAAACCCCTATAAAGATCACAACCGCATTCCCTGAATATAGTTATTTATCCATCAACATCAACATAATGTTTTATATTAAGTCGATCAATATTAATCAAAACAGTTTTTGAACATCAACATAATGTTTTATATTAAGTCGATCAATATTAATCAAAACAGTTTTTGAGATATCAAAACGGTTTTTAAAAAGCCAATAAGCGATGAGTTTCCTACCTAGCTTAACATTTCGTTTGCGCATGAAATTTAAAGAAGCTCCAAAACTACTTGCCAAGATAGGCCCATGAACATCGACACCTGACAGAATCATCTGGAAAAGAGGCACCATTAacataagttagcacgactatagcTACATAAACTTCTACCTCATATGCCGAAATCATGAGCATAGGCATTGAACCCTGTTGGAGAATCATTTATAGAATTAATATCAGCATAACGAAtgctactaattataacatttctacCTTTCATTTCTACCTTTCAGCAACAAATCGTACGTAGTCTCTACCTTTCAAATAACTGGGTTGTATTGGTAAGCAGACACAATACAATACTTGTAATACAACAGAGTTAAAGGAATAAATAAAAAAGAATGTGGTCACATCGAGCTAGCAAGTAAAGGATACCCATCACTAAATCGGAGAACTAAAGAACCATCAGACACATATTCTACCAATTACTGCACACATATAAACCCTCTCCCTAGTAAAAAGAATCGAACTCAATAAGATAATGAATGCGACTGAAGGGATGGGCAAAGATTGACAAATTATAACACACCTTATTAAAATCAACCCCAAGGGATGGGCCTAGTGGTTGGATGCTTGGGAATCTTCAAAGGAGATTCGGGTTCAATTCCTACCGACTACACTTAAGGGCTTACCTTTCAAAAAATAAAACAAAAGTTATCATTCTGGATAGTTAAAAAAACTACGGAACAATGAGAAATTGACATCTTGACTTTAATTTGTCATCTCTAACATGTTACAGTACCCATAttgacacaatttttttttttgttgcagaTTATGTGTTTCTTTGTTAATTGCACACATTAAGATCAATCCATTTGACCATCTATTCACATAGGACTACCTGGTAATAATTCCAAACCATAATAATTTTAAAAGGGGCCTTATGCTTCTAACACCCACCTTCACACAGTGTTTTCCTCATAATTCCAGATAGCCAAAAAACAATGAATCCTTAATGACAACAAAAATTTCATCTTAACTATTAGTATAGTTGTATCACCACCTATGAATTATTTTATCGAAATCTTATTACAATATACAAAAATCAAATACAGTTAAGATATAGTATACCTTAGGAGGAGCAGGGAACTTAATGCAACGGTCAATTATCAATAGGGACCTATGATTAAAAACCCAAAACAACAAAATATCTTTAAAACAAATATATCTTACATGTGTATGCCGTGGCTGAAGTAATTCCTTAAATTTATATATCTGGAAAATCCAGCATTAACTTATTAGACAGACTCCTCTAAACATTACCGTAACACAAATATAGAATATAACTTGCTGTAAGAAATTTTTTTGACAAATACTTGTGTGCCTATAAACGTTCTACACCTTTTAAGATGTTCGACCCAAATACTCATAAGCTGCTACCATATTCATATGACATGCCCTGCACAATCTGCATAGAACTAAGTCACATATAAACATATTAACATATGAAGCATAGAAGTTTTTAGTTATAAAATAACTTCTTATTAACTTACATAAAAATCTGTAGCCACTCAAATGTCTAAATATACATACGAATTTAAAAAATGAAAATCATGCAGCGCTGATAATAGGAAAGAAGGTACCTGACGCATGAGAAGAACAAAATATTTTTCACCCAATATGTTTTTGTTCTTGATGTTATCAAAAACATACTGCCTTATACATACTCAATTTGTCTCAAGCAGAAAGTGAATGCCTTTTTTACCTGTAAAATACATTTGTCTCAAACAGAGAGTGAATGACTTTTGAAGGTGAAGATCCACTTTAAATTTCTCATAAATGCGCTTCAACTGCTCTTGTTTCTCTGTAATAATCACGAAAAGAAACATATGgagtattatatattaatttgaacCATCACATTTGAGGTGGCAATTGGGAAGTTGAATGATGGTCCATGATGTATTCAAGGTAAAAAACAGATAACTTTGGTTCAGTTCAAAGTGAAATGGGTTGACAAGAAACTCTTTATGTCCAGACAATTCATCATCTTAAGAAATTAATAAGTGTATCAAATAAAATTACATCTATTATTTATTCAATAGTAATCTAATTTCTTTAATGAACGGATTTAGAATGTTTAATGCATCAGAAATAGAAGTTGGGTGACCTTTGACTCGTGTGACCCATTAAAGATAGAAGGTAAGCAAATTCAACACGCTAATACAGTCATATGTACATGGGTCACAAAATCCAATTTTAATAGAAACGTATCGGTGCTAACTATGGTGGCTTTATGGCCCAAAATCTCTCTCCGAAACCAATACACCTTTATATCGGTGCTAACTATGGTGGCTTTATGGCCCAAAATCCAAACGTATTAATTCCGTGTCCCTGGCAGAAATCAAATAAGGTTTGATCAAAAAATTGAGAATAAATACCTTCTCTGAACACATTACAATGTGAAAATTAAGACAATAGGGGGGTGGCGCTTTAGTGTCTTTTCACATGAGATTGATTACAATTGTTGTGGTTCACTCTAACGTGTCACATGTGTACTTACTTTCTGGAAAATTTTTGTGTCTTTCAAGCATCATAATTCCCTAAAAATGGATACCCAATTTCCATTTCGAAACACAGAACTATAACTGAATAGTCTAAAAATGATAAATGAACCACCTCAGTTGAAGCAAATGCCATTACTACCACCATCATTGACCTGACATCAAGTAGAGAGTAAGAGAATTATAAAAATGACGAAGTTAATACAATGTTTCTAACTTGTAAGCTTCAGATTCATAAAACATcatcattattaaaaaaaaaaaaaaaaaaaaaaaaaaaaacataaaatgtATATTAGTTAGTTAGAAAAACAATGTAAACCTCAATAATCAACTTTAAAATCCACCTTGAAAACCTGCACAAATCAAATCAACGTATAAATTTAGAAATCGGTGCAAATGATTCATAACTAATTTGAAACACACAAAAAATTGAAAATTACGAATTATTGAAATTGACTATTGATTTAGAAGGTGaaactttgtttttttttttttttttttaacatatatAGAAGAACATAAAATCCTAAAATTATGAAATTCTTGAAACTGAATCATGAATTACAAACCGAGCAGGAAACAAACTGAATCTTGTATAAAACTCTatgttaattaattatattatcttCATATAACGTCTATGtattcaaaattgaaaacaaaatcgaTAGAAAAATTATGTACCTGTAACCCGTCAGATGTAGTGTAGGGGAGattggtaacgatgatgaaggaatTTGGTTAAAGATAATAAGATTGGCAACGATTTAATTTGTCTGAAGTTGCATCGATTCCATTCTTTGAATGATTTTATGGATCGACGCAAACACAGTTGCGAAATTAGGTTTTGATATGTAAACAGAAAAAAATCATAAACAAAGAATCTGACATGACaacaatgaaaaagaagaatgaataagAATCAATTTTTGCTCTGGTCGATGGGTATTACTTTTGTGATAATAAAAACCACTGTTGTAAACGGCCTCCGTTGTGTCCGTTTCGACGCTCGTTGCGGCATTTTGGTGATTAAatcgtttcgaccccgtcccgttttcttataagctgGTCAATGGTCAAAAGTCAGTTCTAATGCAGAAAAAATTGGGTTAACGCCAGTCAAAAGttagaaattctgttaaaatcgatcaaaagtcggtcaaatcaatcaaaattgacttagtttagtattccattttgtattatattaacgctaatagcaattataggtacaaacttgtcaacgaaggttttttagctctaaaatatgtgtaaatatatatttatatatataaaagtcaacattagtcaacatccgtttcgaccccgtctcggctccgttttttccgttgcgacatttTGAGGTCGCTACCATTTCGgctccgtctcgcgtctttttcaactttTATTAAAAACTGAATAAGAATCAGTTTTTGTTTGGTGGTTTAGTGTTATGGGTGAGGGTTAATTGGGAAAACAACATAAAACTAACATGAGAGAGACAAATCTTACATCTTACATCAGATTAATAATAGCCTTAAGGATGATCACTATTGAATAGTTGAGATCATCTCCTTTAAGAGATTTAAAAATAAACTTACATaattattatttgttttaataagtaGTGTAGAAGTGTAGAAGTGTAGAagtgtagatgtagatgtagatgtagataaTTTTTTAAGGTTTCGAAACATAAGAGAAGGACATCATTACATAAAATATATTTTTCGATGGTTTATTgtgaaaaatatttttaaaaggttTTGTCCATTAGAGTTGAAGTGCCGTTTTGAATGCATGAATTAAAATTGAACTTTTATTCaataatttattttataatttttatatttatatttatgttcatgtttatatttatattttattttaccaAAGAATTCTGTATATTTCGTTACTGTAATATTCAGTTTATTTATGTAAATAGTTGTTGTTATGGTTGATATTTAATATAGTACTTAAaagttatataattaattttatttgagGTAACAAAATGAAGAAAAATAAAAAACGGTACAAATACGTTATACGTTTGTTAGTTACCACTTATTTGTCTTTTAGGAGATTTATAACAACGTATCCCATATACGTTCTAAATGTTTGTTGGGCAATCATTTATAACAGCATAAAAATACATTTTTGGGCTAGATTTACGTAACAAAACGAACCTATATATAGCTGGACTATAATTTGCTGCCCTGTGACACAGTCCATGTGGCCCATGGGTTGGGCCGGCTCCGGTACTGAATTTCATCACATGAGTCTGTATGGTGATGCATCAACACCTCTGAGTAATAACTAGAACACGTAAATCTCATAAACAAACCGAAAACAACCTAGACACCTCATAAGAGCATGCATATGAGATTTTGACACCCACCCAAATTCGTGAGtttcaaccatggttaaccaaattatACCTAAAACGAACTAACTCCATAATGTATCCACCAATTACTCCACAAAGGCGAGTCCCTTACACTACTAATGAGGAGCGTAACTGTAATTGAATAGAAAACCTCGTGAGGTATATTGTATTATATGCCAACTAGATATAGATTACATTGCATCCTACAATTTTAATAAACTCTAATTATATGAAACAGACCAATAAAATATTCCAAGTTAAATAAACATtagcaaatatgaacaaataaggaAATTTCATGGTAACTAACATTACATTGTTGGAAACTTGGATGCACGAAATTAGTGGGCCTTTTACAAGAATATGAGAAAATCATACGCATTCACTATTGGGGCCCGGCTGGACCGGGCCTGTACCCCTCTAAGAACCGGATCCGCCCTTATTGTCTTGCAAAGTTGCCATTAGACTGTTTCTAACCGTGGCGGTGACATCAAAGTCAAGTGATTTACTTTTCGGTGATGTGACAAGGTCAAGAGATGAAGTTAATTAAAGGGGAGTGTCAAATTTAAGGGTTAAATTTGTAaatgggtgatgtggtaaaatattattggtagttCGGTATATAATttcttaattaataatatataaaaatatgtggtGAAATCTTATTGGCTGAAAAATATTTGACACCTCCGTTAACTTTTCGACTGACTCCCGGGGCGTCAAATTTTGACTTCATGTTAGGGGCGTCAAGGGCGTCAAACAACTTGCCAACTGGGATGACGGGAGAAATTTGACGCCGCGTTAAGATGAGTCTTAATGATGAAACATTGTAAACCATTGAATTTGTTGTAAAaattattatgaatcatttattcaCCAAATTAAGAAGCGGTTCTCAGGACCATTTTGTGTACAAAAACAGGTTAATGCACGTATCACATGTGACATAGttgaataataattaatataaagggGCTCATTAATTAATTCGGTCCTCGAAAATGTAGTTTCATCAACACGATACAGACAATTGGTTTTGACATAACTTTAATGTATAATTCATACCATAAACGTATTATGCAACAAGTCCTCTACGCCGAATGCCAATAGAAAGACGCCATGCATCTAGGAAAGAATCGGGAGTTAGAGAAGCGAAGAACCATTGAACCGAGTGAGCCCAATGTGGTGCACAACGAAACTCATATCCTATTTGTCGAATTGCAGCTTCGACATAATCATCAGCTGTTGGTATAAACAACGACGGTTTATGGACCAATGCAACTTGCGATGCCATTTTGGTTGATACGTACAATGGTACCTATACATAAAATTTAGATCAAAGTTATACAACTTGTTGCATACTTGTATATGCTCTATTACAAAATTTAGACAAAACATTGGCTGTAACTCTGCTAACCAAGTCTTCATTTAGTAGCTAGCTATATCCAAATTCAGCCAAAATATTTCTCAAATTTTTAATAATTTTGCTAAAGGTAGGTTTTAGTTACTACGGAGTAATAAATTAAAGGCGTAAAAGGATGAGTTTTAAAGGGGGTAAAAGGATTAGTTTTTCCCTATTTAGGTCACGAGGGGAGGGTGAGTATTTTCATTTACATGTACGCAGTCTAACCAGATTATTCCATTACTGTTTATAACTTTTTTCTGGTTGACTTATGTGTTTCAATGATGTTTGAATCTGAGATCTCTTGTCAGAAGGATCAACTATAAAGTTATCTTCTGGAAGAAAAATATAGATAAATACCTGACATTGAACATCTATACCAATATGCTTGTATTCCACATGTAATGACCTTGAAAGTTGATCAATGTACCTGTTACAGATTAATTATattaagttaacttaatttgtctAAACTTCTAATTATAGAAAATCTTACTAGTTGATGCAAATTAACCCAAGTTAACTTAATCTGTCTATTAACCACAACCCTAACTTCTAAACTAACCTCAACCACATCTTCCTGCACACTACTTTAATGGTTCTACCAACCAAGTTCTGTTCCTTTTGGAACTACACCATCTAACATTAGTTATGATCGTGAACCTCATCAATGTAGTAAAGTGACATTTATTCAATTTTTTTCACCATATACTATCAAACTAAGGAAGCTGTTTCTTCGGCTATATTTAATAACCTACTACCATCATAAATAGTAAAGTAATAGTAAATTCATAGATCTGAAATTCTAAATCTATGACTTGTTATTGTAAAAAAATGTCATATTTTTTGTTCTAACAACAACCCTAGTCCTTTTTGTTAGATCTTGTATCTCATCATCTCTCTTTTACATGAAACATTTTTCTAACTTATGATATATTCCGATCGCGAAATAATCGACGCATAACTACTACTTCAAGTGAATTAGTATGTCAATTAAGCCATAAACTTGCTCTTAAACTTACTTCTCTCATGATATTTCTCTTGCTTAAGTTTTGTAGGTATTTCATTGTATCAGTTGTAGTTGTACTTGTTGATCTTCGGATCTGTTTGCTCTAACgttttttcgcaaaaaaaaaaaaaaaacccaaaaagatAACATAAATCCACGAACGACACGAAAAGAAAAAAGAGAAAAAAGAACCGACTAAATAATTAACTTACGCTTTGCTAGCAGCATAGATTGCATAAAGAGGATGTGAAGGTACAACAATGGCGGCACCAGAACCAATACTAACAATGGCACCACCTCTTTTTCTTTCAATCATCCCTTTAATCACAGCTTTTGTTACATAACTTGTACCTTCAACATTCACTTTCATAACTTTCATCCAAATCTCTTCTTCAACTTCATGAAAATACCTAGCCGTATCATAGGTCACTCCAACGTTATTTATCAAAACACCAACATCAAGTTTTTCACAATCAATCACCTCTTGCATCTCCCTAACATTGGCCTTCATATCATTACTAGCGAAATCCACAACGAAAATCTTGATATTAGTGGTTGGGTGCACCGACATAACCTCGTTGGAAACTTGTTTAAGTTTGTCTATATTTCTACTAACCAATATTAGGTTAATACCCTTTTGAGCTAGTTGAAAGGCAAAGGCTTTACCGATGCCGTCCGTGGCACCGGTTATCATGGCCCATGAACCGTAGTTCTTGAGGTTCTTGGGTGGCCGGATGAAAGTGATGAAGATCCATTTAAGCAAAGTGAAAATGAGTTTAATAAGAGAAAGAAAGCCAAGTATAGAGAAGACAAGTAGGCATGAAGGTTGCATGTTATTAGAGGAAATGTGTTTACACTATTTCCTTACCTATATATTGACTTATATATTATAAGGAGAAAAAATAGATAGTGGTTCGCTGCGGAGTGATTTTGCTAGGTTAATTGAATGGATGGTTTTGGCCCGTTAATTGAGTGAGTGGTTTTGATTAGTTGATAGACGGTTAATTTATTTGGTTAATTGATGAGGAGAGGGAAAGAGTTGTAAAGTAAATTAGGGaaaaaatgttaaaaaaaaaaaaagaaaagtaaAAAAAGTCAAATTATCCATTTACCTCGAAGTTAGAGATAATTACAGAAGTTTCACTGTCACTGTGAATAATTACATTATACCCTCATCCTTTTATACTCTTTCTCGTCTCCACAACCATTATATTTTCTCAACTAacatatttctatttatttatcttatgatatatatatatatatatatatatatatatatatatatatatatatatatatatatatatactaggtttttgagcccgtgtgtTGCGCGGGTGTATAAATAACCgcgcaaaaaatgtaatttgcaattaatattgatatgtaaatagcgatattaaaaaaaatagaataagtataataattatttaatagccTGTGGTGTTTTTTAAAAATTCTTTTCAGTTTAAAagctcgtggtgttgacaaatttcaaAAGTTATGTTAGTAACTTAACgtctacaatttttttttcttaCCATTAATattgttttaattattcttatgagtttaagagcccgtagtgTTGGTTTAAGAGATCGTGTGTTGGACAGGGGTAAATATTTTACAATTATTACAtacaattatttttaataaaaataactcgcaaatttaattttaaaaaggttgttagtcatttcagcaatataagggtattaatattataatagttatatttgcatGTTCATATATATTTCAGGGAATTAAACTGTAAATTTAAATTACTTTCaattgtaatataataataataaataataactaaataTAGTTTCATAAATAAATATGCAATACATAGAATTTGTCGTCAGCGAGATTAAAAGATAGGAACTTTGTTTTGAGCCTTTGCCTTGCATGTATTCCAATTCTATTTCCCTGGATATTTTAACATACATAGCTTTCAATAATAAAGAAGTATCATAATACATGATTTGAAAGAGTTGTATAGAACTCTTAGTAGTTGCTTATATTAGATGTGAACAGGGCAATAGAAAAACATGAATGAAAACACATATATATGAGTCGGATACACATTAGTATCAAGTAATTAACTATTAAATTTATATCAAATCATCAAGATTCAATTAGGAAAGTGTAATTTTAAATATACGGATATTttgtttttttaatatatatattttatatttattgttTTTTATATAATAATGGTAAATAATCTATAACCTATAATAATACGTATAGATATACCACGTGGCTTCCCACTAATTGCCCTCTAATTACTTTGTTAATTATCTCACATTCTGCCATTTGTCCTTCTCCCATtagttcattttttaaaacaaccaatCAAAAAACATCACTCTCTCTAACCCTATCTTTCTCACTTTTAATCCATAATCCATCGCAAAATGATCTTCAATTAGGGTTATCTAACCCTTTCTCTTTCAGTTTCATTTTTACGTTCGTCTTCAGAAGGTCAATTAGGGGTACGAATTCCCAAATGAATAAACAAAACTAAATCGAAACTGATTCAATTGTTAACATGTTATATTTCGGATTTGAAACGCAAAGTCAGTTGAATCAGTTTTAGGGTTTATATTGATTGTTTTGTAACGTTTATGTAGAATCGATCTTCAACTTTTATGTAATCGAATCAAGGCCGCTGAAGAAATCTCTTTCCTCAAACACCATCATAAAGGTATCAACTTTCAATCTAGGTTATTTCGAATCGGAATATTCATTTACATTATTTATTCAGTTGATTCGTTTATGATATATTCCATAATATCATGATTCAATTTACGGAGTATAAATGGTTTAGGGTTCCGACATCAATATTCAAATAATAGGATTTGATGTTTTTTTTTACATTTGTTGATATAGCAGATTAAGGTTTCTAAAACAGTACTATGATGATACGCTATTA
Proteins encoded in this region:
- the LOC139862552 gene encoding very-long-chain 3-oxoacyl-CoA reductase-like protein At1g24470, encoding MQPSCLLVFSILGFLSLIKLIFTLLKWIFITFIRPPKNLKNYGSWAMITGATDGIGKAFAFQLAQKGINLILVSRNIDKLKQVSNEVMSVHPTTNIKIFVVDFASNDMKANVREMQEVIDCEKLDVGVLINNVGVTYDTARYFHEVEEEIWMKVMKVNVEGTSYVTKAVIKGMIERKRGGAIVSIGSGAAIVVPSHPLYAIYAASKAYIDQLSRSLHVEYKHIGIDVQCQVPLYVSTKMASQVALVHKPSLFIPTADDYVEAAIRQIGYEFRCAPHWAHSVQWFFASLTPDSFLDAWRLSIGIRRRGLVA